A genome region from Geminicoccus roseus DSM 18922 includes the following:
- a CDS encoding lytic murein transglycosylase, whose product MANRDRVHWSRREAVRRALPVLGLAAWASTALGGSARAAQQSWSEFLDQIAVEAQRLGISPYVTKSALAGAERLEQVIELDRRQPEGRLTFAEYARRVIDRNRIRRGQELLESRHDLLEAVRFRYGIPNQVITALWGVESSYGRNMGNWSVISTLATLAHDGRRSEFFRGELMAALRILDAGDIVLDGFKGSWAGAMGQCQFMPSTYLRHAVDWDGDGRRDIWTSEADVFASMSNFLATSGWRPGERWGRPVQAPASLETGQRGTVTEFGQAGVRAEDGGPLPNSDIPAVFLRMDGEEGPAFLTYHNFQVFKIWNRSDYFALSVGMISDQLKAS is encoded by the coding sequence GTGGCGAATCGCGATCGCGTTCATTGGTCGAGGCGGGAGGCAGTCCGCCGCGCGCTTCCGGTGCTCGGGCTCGCTGCCTGGGCATCCACGGCCCTTGGCGGCAGCGCCCGGGCTGCGCAGCAGTCATGGTCGGAGTTCCTCGATCAGATCGCGGTCGAGGCGCAGCGCCTGGGCATCTCGCCCTACGTCACCAAGAGCGCGCTGGCAGGGGCCGAGCGCCTGGAACAGGTGATCGAGCTGGACCGCCGCCAGCCGGAGGGCCGCCTGACCTTCGCCGAATACGCGCGGCGGGTGATCGACCGGAACCGCATCCGGCGCGGCCAGGAACTGCTGGAAAGCCGCCACGACCTTCTGGAGGCGGTCCGCTTCCGCTACGGGATCCCCAACCAGGTGATCACCGCGCTCTGGGGAGTGGAGAGCTCCTACGGACGCAACATGGGCAACTGGTCGGTGATCTCCACCCTGGCGACCCTCGCTCATGACGGGCGCCGCTCGGAGTTCTTTCGCGGCGAGCTGATGGCGGCGCTGCGGATCCTCGACGCCGGCGACATCGTTCTTGACGGGTTCAAGGGCTCCTGGGCGGGTGCGATGGGTCAGTGCCAGTTCATGCCCTCGACCTATCTGCGCCACGCGGTCGACTGGGACGGCGACGGCCGCCGCGACATCTGGACCTCCGAGGCCGACGTGTTCGCCTCGATGTCCAACTTCCTGGCGACCTCCGGTTGGCGGCCGGGCGAGCGGTGGGGCCGGCCGGTGCAGGCCCCGGCCAGCCTGGAGACCGGCCAGCGCGGCACCGTGACCGAGTTCGGCCAGGCGGGCGTGCGCGCCGAGGACGGCGGACCGTTGCCGAATTCGGACATCCCGGCGGTATTCCTGCGCATGGACGGCGAGGAAGGGCCGGCCTTCTTGACCTACCACAACTTTCAGGTGTTCAAGATCTGGAATCGCTCCGACTACTTCGCGCTCTCCGTGGGCATGATTTCCGACCAGCTGAAGGCGTCCTGA
- a CDS encoding D-alanyl-D-alanine carboxypeptidase family protein, with amino-acid sequence MILGTIARRCLPLLAVVLLLATPAAAQPVAFETKARAAIMIDHRTGTVLFAKEPDLRLPPASMSKLMTAYMVFDAIRAGRLSEDDELPVSEKAWRTGGSKMFVEVGKRVKVGDLIRGVIIQSGNDACVVIAEGMAGSEEAFARQMTAKGEEIGLTGSNFANSNGLPDPDHWMTVRDLATLARALIAEFPEYYSIYSEEEFTYNGIRQFTRNPLLRSGVPGVDGLKTGHTEEAGYGLVASAMRGDRRIILVMAGLDSVQERAGESARLLEFGFREFEEFLLFREGQTVQEAPVWLGEQPTVAMVPADDVAMTLSRGARPGLTVKVAWDDPIPAPVAKGQPLANLTVVAPGHEPVVVPLVAGADVPSASWFGRIWSLSMYYVRGIV; translated from the coding sequence TTGATCCTTGGCACCATCGCGCGCCGTTGCCTGCCGCTCCTGGCGGTTGTCCTGCTGCTGGCCACCCCCGCCGCCGCCCAGCCGGTCGCCTTCGAGACCAAGGCGCGCGCGGCCATCATGATCGATCACCGCACCGGCACCGTGCTGTTCGCCAAGGAGCCCGACCTGCGCCTGCCGCCGGCCTCGATGAGCAAGCTCATGACCGCCTACATGGTGTTCGACGCGATCCGCGCCGGGCGCCTGAGCGAGGACGACGAGCTGCCGGTCAGCGAGAAGGCCTGGCGCACCGGCGGCTCCAAGATGTTCGTCGAGGTCGGCAAGCGCGTGAAGGTCGGCGACCTGATCCGGGGCGTGATCATCCAGTCCGGCAACGATGCCTGCGTGGTGATCGCCGAGGGCATGGCCGGCAGCGAGGAGGCGTTCGCCCGGCAGATGACCGCAAAGGGCGAGGAGATCGGCCTGACCGGCTCCAATTTCGCCAACTCCAATGGCCTGCCGGACCCGGACCACTGGATGACCGTCCGCGACCTGGCCACGCTCGCCCGGGCGCTGATCGCGGAGTTCCCGGAGTACTACTCGATCTACTCCGAGGAGGAGTTCACCTATAACGGCATCCGCCAGTTTACCCGCAACCCGCTCCTGCGCAGTGGCGTGCCCGGCGTGGATGGGCTGAAGACCGGGCACACCGAGGAGGCCGGCTACGGCCTGGTGGCCTCGGCCATGCGCGGCGACCGCCGCATCATCCTGGTGATGGCGGGGCTGGATTCGGTGCAGGAGCGCGCCGGCGAAAGCGCTCGTCTGCTGGAGTTCGGCTTTCGCGAGTTCGAGGAGTTCCTCCTGTTCCGCGAGGGGCAGACGGTCCAGGAGGCGCCGGTCTGGCTGGGCGAGCAGCCGACCGTGGCGATGGTCCCGGCCGACGATGTCGCCATGACCCTGTCCCGGGGTGCCAGGCCCGGTCTCACCGTCAAGGTCGCCTGGGACGACCCGATCCCGGCACCGGTCGCCAAGGGCCAGCCGCTCGCCAACCTGACCGTCGTGGCCCCCGGCCACGAGCCGGTCGTGGTGCCCCTGGTCGCCGGGGCCGATGTCCCGTCGGCGTCCTGGTTTGGTCGCATCTGGAGCCTTAGCATGTACTATGTGCGCGGGATCGTCTGA
- a CDS encoding spore coat protein U domain-containing protein: MKPAALLASLILLAPGAARAGCDVQVAALAFGVIQTGRTSQATGKVTIRCDAPQSLQVGLSGGGGGAERRLAGPGPDVIPYFVFADPGGAMPWGDGMVIGPALGVTVSGTQPVDLPAYGVIPPVPGTPPGTYVDSLMVTITF; the protein is encoded by the coding sequence ATGAAGCCTGCAGCACTGCTCGCCAGCCTCATTCTCCTGGCGCCGGGAGCGGCACGGGCCGGCTGCGACGTCCAGGTGGCGGCGCTGGCCTTCGGGGTGATCCAGACCGGGCGCACCAGCCAGGCGACCGGCAAGGTCACGATCCGCTGCGATGCGCCGCAGAGCCTGCAGGTCGGGCTGTCCGGCGGGGGTGGCGGGGCCGAGCGCCGCCTGGCCGGCCCCGGCCCGGACGTCATCCCCTATTTCGTGTTCGCCGACCCGGGAGGCGCGATGCCCTGGGGCGACGGCATGGTGATCGGCCCGGCGCTGGGGGTCACCGTGAGCGGCACCCAGCCGGTCGACCTGCCAGCATATGGCGTGATCCCGCCGGTACCCGGTACGCCGCCCGGTACCTATGTCGACTCGCTGATGGTGACGATCACTTTCTGA
- the sseA gene encoding 3-mercaptopyruvate sulfurtransferase, whose translation MDRTPALVSVDWLIRHRHDPDVRLLDASFYLPNQNRDARAEYLQRHLPGAVFFDVDEIADRSSELPHMLPSPEQFGQQVGSLGIDNADRVVVYDADRFLASARAWWMFRAMGHHEVMVLDGGLSAWTAAGQPLDSGEVAVEPRRFVARYQPELVRSLEQVRATLDGRREQILDARSAGRFYGRDPEPRAGLRAGHIPGSANLPFGDLVDTDGRMKPNDQLAMSFDGAGVDLRLPMTATCGSGVSAAVLALAAYQLGKDDLAVYDGSWTEWGGREDVPVVTE comes from the coding sequence ATGGACCGCACCCCTGCCCTGGTCTCCGTCGACTGGCTGATCCGGCATCGCCACGATCCGGACGTCCGCCTCCTGGACGCGTCGTTCTACCTGCCGAACCAGAACCGGGACGCCCGGGCGGAGTACCTGCAGCGCCACCTTCCCGGCGCGGTGTTCTTCGACGTCGACGAGATCGCCGACCGGTCCAGCGAGCTGCCGCACATGCTGCCGTCGCCCGAGCAGTTCGGGCAGCAGGTGGGATCGCTCGGGATCGACAATGCCGACCGGGTGGTGGTCTACGACGCCGACCGCTTCCTCGCCTCGGCCCGGGCCTGGTGGATGTTCCGCGCCATGGGCCACCATGAGGTGATGGTGCTGGACGGTGGGCTGTCCGCCTGGACGGCAGCCGGCCAGCCGCTGGACAGCGGCGAGGTGGCGGTGGAGCCGCGTCGGTTCGTGGCGCGCTACCAGCCGGAGCTGGTGCGCAGTCTGGAGCAGGTGCGTGCTACGCTCGACGGCAGGCGCGAGCAGATCCTGGACGCCCGCTCGGCGGGTCGGTTCTATGGCCGTGACCCGGAGCCGCGCGCCGGACTGCGCGCCGGCCACATCCCAGGCTCCGCCAATTTGCCGTTCGGCGACCTGGTCGACACCGACGGACGCATGAAGCCGAACGACCAGCTGGCGATGTCATTCGACGGGGCGGGGGTCGACCTGCGGCTGCCGATGACCGCCACCTGCGGCTCCGGCGTGTCGGCGGCGGTGCTGGCGCTGGCTGCCTACCAGCTCGGCAAGGACGACCTGGCTGTCTACGACGGATCGTGGACCGAGTGGGGTGGCCGGGAGGATGTGCCGGTCGTCACGGAATGA
- the metG gene encoding methionine--tRNA ligase, whose product MSAGERFYITTPIYYVNDSPHIGHAYTTLACDAFARFARLDGRQVWFLTGTDEHGQKVEKAAQAAGKDPQAFTDEVSQRFRRLADAMGFSHDDFIRTTEPRHYRAVQHLWNVLVEKGEIYLGKYAGWYSVRDEAFFDESEIRDGKAPTGAPVEWVEEPSYFFRLSAWQDRLLAFYEAHPDFILPPSRRNEVISFVKSNLRDLSVSRTTFKWGVPVPNDPDHVMYVWLDALTNYITALGYPDDTEAWRTFWPADVHVVGKDILRFHAIFWPAFLMAADLPPPRRVFAHGWWTNEGEKISKSVGNVIDPFQLIDTFGLDQTRYFLLREVPFGSDGDFSRAAMARRMNADLANDYGNLGLRVLSFIQKNAGAAVPEKGELLPVDRELLDAAAGLVERVRAEMAVQAPHKALEAIFAVIADANRWIDTQAPWTLRKTDPVRMNTVLWVLVETIRRIAILTQPFMPTSSARVLDQLAVPADRRQIAEVADPAAQLVPGTPLPKPEGVFPKWLEPAA is encoded by the coding sequence ATGAGCGCGGGCGAGCGTTTCTACATCACGACGCCGATTTATTACGTCAACGACAGCCCGCATATCGGCCATGCCTATACCACGCTCGCCTGCGATGCGTTCGCGCGCTTCGCCCGGCTGGACGGCAGGCAGGTCTGGTTCCTGACCGGCACCGACGAGCATGGCCAGAAGGTCGAGAAGGCCGCCCAGGCCGCCGGCAAGGATCCGCAGGCCTTCACCGACGAGGTCAGCCAGCGCTTCCGCCGCCTGGCCGACGCCATGGGTTTCTCCCACGACGACTTCATCCGCACCACCGAGCCCCGCCACTACCGGGCGGTCCAGCATCTGTGGAACGTGCTGGTCGAGAAGGGCGAGATCTATCTCGGCAAGTATGCTGGCTGGTACTCGGTCCGCGACGAGGCATTCTTCGACGAGAGCGAGATCAGGGACGGCAAGGCGCCCACCGGCGCCCCGGTGGAGTGGGTCGAGGAGCCCTCATACTTCTTCCGCCTGTCCGCCTGGCAGGACCGGCTGCTGGCCTTCTATGAGGCCCATCCCGACTTCATCCTGCCGCCCTCGCGCCGCAACGAGGTGATCAGCTTCGTGAAGTCGAACCTGCGCGACCTGTCGGTCTCGCGGACCACCTTCAAGTGGGGCGTGCCGGTCCCGAACGACCCGGACCACGTGATGTATGTGTGGCTGGACGCGCTCACCAACTACATCACCGCGCTTGGCTACCCGGACGACACCGAGGCATGGCGGACCTTCTGGCCGGCCGACGTGCACGTGGTCGGCAAGGACATCCTGCGCTTCCACGCGATCTTCTGGCCGGCCTTCCTGATGGCCGCCGACTTGCCGCCGCCCCGCCGCGTGTTCGCCCATGGCTGGTGGACCAACGAGGGCGAGAAGATCTCGAAGTCGGTCGGCAACGTGATCGACCCGTTCCAGCTGATCGACACGTTCGGCCTGGACCAGACCCGCTACTTCCTCCTGCGCGAGGTGCCGTTCGGCTCGGACGGCGATTTCAGCCGCGCGGCGATGGCCCGGCGGATGAACGCCGATCTGGCCAACGACTACGGCAATCTCGGCCTGCGCGTCCTGTCCTTCATCCAGAAGAACGCCGGGGCGGCCGTGCCGGAGAAGGGCGAGCTGCTGCCGGTCGACCGGGAACTGCTCGACGCCGCCGCTGGGCTGGTGGAACGGGTCCGGGCGGAGATGGCGGTGCAGGCGCCGCATAAGGCGCTGGAGGCGATCTTCGCCGTGATCGCCGACGCCAACCGCTGGATCGACACCCAGGCCCCCTGGACCCTGCGCAAGACCGATCCGGTCCGGATGAACACCGTCCTGTGGGTCCTTGTCGAAACCATTCGACGGATCGCGATCCTCACCCAGCCCTTCATGCCGACCTCCTCGGCCCGGGTGCTCGACCAGCTGGCGGTGCCGGCCGACCGCCGCCAGATCGCCGAGGTCGCCGATCCCGCGGCGCAGCTGGTGCCCGGCACGCCCTTGCCCAAGCCGGAGGGCGTGTTCCCGAAATGGCTGGAGCCGGCGGCATGA
- a CDS encoding septal ring lytic transglycosylase RlpA family protein, translating to MKCRPTGFMALGLLLALAACSSSPPPPPPGQVADRAAGRPAGAYKIGKPYQIAGRWYHPAYDPDYDKVGTGSWYGEQFQGRLTANGEIFDKELISAAHPTLPLPSIVRVTNLENGRTVDLRVNDRGPFVDDREIDLSEAAARKLGYQGKGLAEVRVQFLGIAPDALDVPQELKEPEVQVASAELAAGELYEEAGSKAVAEERREEAAPFRASTVEVRQAVEAASVPADCASRGDPLFVQVGAFSDPARAERSRLQVAPFGQARLEPVFVRGEALLRLRVGPETDPGHARALLAKVQAAGHPQAFLTENTGPSKPAIICGT from the coding sequence ATGAAGTGCCGCCCGACCGGGTTCATGGCGCTGGGGCTGCTGCTGGCGCTGGCCGCCTGCTCGTCCAGCCCGCCGCCACCGCCGCCCGGGCAGGTGGCCGACCGCGCTGCCGGCCGGCCGGCCGGTGCCTACAAGATCGGCAAGCCCTACCAGATCGCCGGGCGCTGGTACCACCCGGCTTACGACCCGGACTACGACAAGGTCGGCACCGGCTCCTGGTACGGCGAGCAGTTCCAGGGCCGGCTCACCGCCAACGGCGAAATCTTCGACAAGGAGCTCATCTCGGCCGCCCATCCGACCCTGCCGCTGCCGTCCATCGTCCGCGTGACCAACTTGGAGAACGGGCGCACCGTCGACCTGCGGGTGAACGATCGCGGCCCGTTCGTCGATGACCGGGAGATCGACCTGTCGGAGGCCGCTGCCCGCAAGCTCGGCTACCAAGGCAAGGGTCTGGCCGAGGTGCGCGTCCAGTTCCTGGGGATCGCTCCTGATGCCCTGGACGTGCCGCAGGAGCTGAAGGAGCCCGAGGTGCAGGTCGCCTCGGCCGAGCTCGCCGCGGGCGAGCTCTACGAGGAAGCCGGCTCAAAAGCAGTGGCGGAGGAGCGTCGCGAGGAAGCGGCCCCGTTCCGCGCCAGCACCGTGGAGGTCCGCCAGGCGGTCGAGGCCGCCTCGGTTCCGGCCGACTGCGCGTCCAGGGGCGATCCCCTGTTCGTCCAGGTCGGGGCCTTCTCCGACCCGGCGCGGGCCGAGCGGTCCAGGCTTCAGGTGGCGCCGTTCGGGCAGGCCAGGCTGGAGCCGGTGTTCGTCCGGGGCGAGGCACTGTTGCGCCTGCGCGTCGGTCCGGAGACAGACCCGGGCCATGCCCGGGCGCTGCTTGCGAAAGTCCAGGCGGCAGGCCACCCTCAGGCCTTCCTCACCGAGAACACCGGCCCGTCGAAGCCGGCCATCATCTGCGGAACCTGA
- a CDS encoding DNA polymerase III subunit delta' has product MSLPEPRQAFELAGHDAAAARLARIAASGRIPHGWLFSGPRGIGKATLAWRFARALLGAAHDAQLRSEPTDRVFRMLASGGHPDLHVLEVEPSRGKRAVIKVDQARDLKEAFGTTAGLGGRRVLIVDAADDLNPQSANAILKLLEEPPPGAVLLLINHVPGRILPTIASRCIRLRLKPLDELTLARLLAEALPERSAADRSALIPFAQGSIGRALWLDAVGFLRLYQDVLQGCIEALQGGSVMELAAKIAAALQATGAQAPFEVPRAILHRALQNAAGRVPPGSDEAERAALSTLAARRPLDAWGAPWDNLARLAARFEPQSLSADAASLAAATMLMGDPGDRIVLPEPW; this is encoded by the coding sequence TTGAGCCTGCCCGAGCCGCGCCAGGCGTTCGAGCTGGCCGGGCACGACGCCGCCGCGGCCAGGCTCGCAAGGATCGCCGCCTCCGGCCGGATCCCGCATGGCTGGCTGTTCAGCGGGCCGCGCGGCATCGGCAAGGCCACGCTCGCCTGGAGGTTCGCCCGCGCCCTGCTGGGGGCCGCGCATGATGCGCAGCTGCGCAGCGAGCCCACCGACCGGGTGTTCCGGATGCTGGCCAGCGGCGGCCATCCCGACCTGCACGTGCTGGAGGTCGAGCCGTCGCGCGGCAAGCGCGCGGTCATCAAGGTCGACCAGGCCCGCGACCTGAAGGAGGCGTTCGGCACCACCGCGGGCCTTGGCGGCCGAAGGGTGCTGATCGTGGACGCCGCCGACGACCTCAACCCGCAGAGCGCCAACGCGATCCTCAAGCTCCTGGAGGAGCCGCCGCCAGGCGCAGTGCTGCTGCTGATCAACCATGTGCCGGGCAGGATCCTGCCGACCATCGCGTCGCGCTGCATCCGGCTGCGCCTGAAGCCCCTGGACGAGCTGACCCTGGCGCGGCTCCTGGCCGAGGCGCTGCCCGAGCGTTCCGCAGCCGATCGCTCGGCCCTCATCCCGTTCGCTCAAGGTTCGATCGGCCGCGCCCTCTGGCTGGACGCGGTTGGGTTCCTGCGGCTCTACCAGGACGTCCTGCAGGGATGTATCGAGGCCCTGCAAGGCGGCAGCGTCATGGAGCTGGCGGCGAAGATCGCCGCGGCCCTGCAGGCGACCGGGGCCCAGGCGCCGTTCGAGGTGCCCCGCGCCATCCTGCACCGCGCCCTGCAGAACGCGGCCGGACGGGTACCGCCGGGCAGCGACGAGGCGGAACGGGCGGCCCTTTCGACGCTGGCGGCGCGCCGCCCGCTTGATGCCTGGGGGGCGCCGTGGGACAACCTCGCCCGGCTGGCGGCACGGTTCGAGCCCCAGAGCCTCTCTGCCGACGCCGCATCGCTGGCTGCGGCCACGATGCTCATGGGCGATCCGGGCGATCGCATCGTCCTGCCCGAACCCTGGTAG
- a CDS encoding GNAT family N-acetyltransferase yields MTELELDAGFYLLPKGMLPSVVVCLEMTERPPPRACAAPDGVTLRHVVRPDLAWYRDLFARVGEPWLWYGRRLLTDQGLAGIIHDPEVEVRVVERDGVAEGLMELDFRKEGEVELAYFGVTSALIGSGTGRWLMENAIERAFRQPIRRFWVHTCNYDHRGALAFYQRAGFVPYRFALDLDPDPRLTGVLPREAAPHAPVIP; encoded by the coding sequence ATGACCGAGCTCGAACTCGACGCAGGCTTCTACCTGCTGCCCAAGGGCATGCTTCCCTCGGTGGTGGTCTGCCTGGAGATGACCGAACGTCCGCCGCCGCGCGCCTGCGCCGCCCCAGACGGCGTCACGCTGCGCCATGTCGTCCGTCCCGATCTTGCCTGGTACCGCGACCTGTTCGCCCGGGTCGGCGAGCCCTGGCTCTGGTACGGCCGTCGCCTGCTGACCGACCAGGGTCTGGCCGGGATCATCCATGATCCTGAGGTCGAGGTCCGGGTGGTCGAGCGGGACGGCGTGGCCGAGGGGCTGATGGAACTCGACTTTCGCAAGGAGGGCGAGGTCGAGCTGGCCTATTTCGGCGTCACCAGCGCGCTGATCGGCTCCGGCACCGGCCGCTGGCTGATGGAGAACGCGATCGAACGGGCGTTCCGCCAGCCGATCCGGCGCTTTTGGGTCCATACCTGCAACTACGATCACCGGGGCGCGCTGGCGTTCTACCAGCGCGCCGGCTTCGTGCCCTACCGCTTCGCCCTGGACCTGGATCCCGACCCGCGCCTGACCGGCGTGCTGCCCCGCGAGGCAGCACCGCACGCTCCGGTCATTCCGTGA
- the tmk gene encoding dTMP kinase: protein MCAGSSDPVAHFITFEGGEGVGKSTQLPRLAQMLRARGHDVVTTREPGGTEGAERIRDLAVAGDVDRWSPLTELLLMTAARVDHVERVVLPALQRGAVVLCDRFIDSTRVYQGIAGGLGQARIDALHDLLLPEPRPVLTLVLDLPVEQAAARRAAAGGGGRFEAKGRAFHEQVRAGFLAIARQEPGRVRVVDAAAEPGAVATAIAGHVLALRDMGR from the coding sequence ATGTGCGCGGGATCGTCTGACCCGGTGGCTCATTTCATCACGTTCGAAGGGGGCGAGGGGGTCGGCAAGTCGACCCAGCTGCCGCGGCTGGCCCAGATGCTGCGCGCGCGCGGCCACGACGTGGTGACCACCCGCGAGCCCGGCGGCACCGAGGGGGCGGAGCGGATCCGCGACCTGGCGGTTGCCGGCGACGTCGACCGCTGGTCGCCGCTCACCGAGCTGCTGCTGATGACCGCCGCCCGGGTCGACCATGTCGAGCGGGTGGTCCTGCCGGCGCTGCAGCGCGGCGCCGTCGTCCTGTGCGACCGGTTCATCGACAGCACCCGGGTCTACCAGGGCATCGCCGGCGGCCTGGGCCAGGCCCGCATCGACGCGCTGCACGACCTGCTCCTGCCGGAGCCGCGCCCGGTCCTCACCCTCGTCCTGGACCTGCCGGTCGAGCAGGCCGCTGCCAGGCGCGCCGCCGCCGGCGGCGGCGGGCGCTTCGAAGCCAAGGGCCGGGCGTTTCACGAGCAGGTGCGCGCCGGGTTCCTGGCGATCGCCCGGCAGGAGCCAGGCCGTGTCCGGGTCGTTGATGCCGCGGCGGAGCCCGGCGCCGTGGCCACCGCCATTGCGGGCCATGTCCTGGCCCTGCGGGATATGGGGCGTTGA
- a CDS encoding TatD family hydrolase: MSLIDTHCHLDYPGLAESLPDVLSRAREAGVTRMISIGTRLSAFDQVREIARTNPGVFCTVGVHPHESGSEGLCDPTPLIEAADDPHVVGIGESGFDYFYDKAPRDAQRRSFLAHIHACQETGLPLVVHTRDADDDTMDLLEAAMAHKPFTGVIHCYSSSHRLAERAVTMGLHLGIGGIATFPKSEAIRATIRQMPLDALILETDAPYLAPAPKRGRTNEPSYVPFVAVRLAELFGLTVAEIGRVTTANAERLFPRIKQAA; this comes from the coding sequence ATGAGCCTGATCGATACCCACTGCCACCTGGACTATCCGGGCTTGGCCGAGAGCCTGCCGGACGTCCTGTCGCGCGCCCGCGAGGCGGGGGTCACCCGGATGATCTCGATCGGGACGCGGCTGTCCGCGTTCGATCAGGTGCGCGAAATTGCACGAACGAACCCGGGCGTGTTCTGCACGGTCGGTGTGCATCCCCATGAGTCGGGAAGCGAGGGGCTGTGCGACCCGACCCCGCTGATCGAGGCGGCGGACGATCCGCACGTGGTCGGGATCGGCGAGAGCGGCTTCGACTATTTCTACGACAAGGCCCCCCGGGACGCGCAGCGGCGCTCCTTCCTGGCCCATATCCATGCCTGCCAGGAGACTGGCCTGCCGCTGGTGGTCCACACCCGGGATGCCGACGACGACACCATGGATCTCCTGGAAGCGGCGATGGCGCACAAGCCGTTCACCGGGGTGATCCACTGCTACTCCTCCTCGCACCGCCTGGCCGAGCGGGCGGTGACCATGGGCCTGCATCTGGGGATCGGCGGGATCGCCACCTTTCCCAAGAGCGAAGCGATCCGCGCGACCATCCGGCAGATGCCGCTGGATGCGCTGATCCTGGAGACCGACGCGCCCTACCTCGCCCCGGCGCCCAAGCGCGGCCGGACCAACGAGCCGTCCTACGTGCCGTTCGTCGCCGTCCGGCTCGCCGAGCTGTTCGGCCTGACCGTCGCGGAGATCGGGCGGGTCACCACCGCCAATGCCGAGCGGCTGTTCCCGCGGATCAAGCAGGCCGCATGA
- a CDS encoding MBL fold metallo-hydrolase, translating into MKITVLGCGTSSGVPQIGCSCAVCRSDNPRNKRLRSSILVEDRGTLILFDCGPDLRMQLLAAGVTRLDALVFTHAHADHIHGIDDIRGVNNAMDAVLPAYGDALVLDQVRSRFDYAFHPDRHPSGGFWRPSMEPRVFDGPFTVGSTTLVPFRQRHGHTDSWGFRIGDFAYSTDVDWLDEAAMAQLAGIRFWIVDCLRERPHPTHAHLERTMGWVERLRPERVWFTHMNHEVDYDAWCARLPAHIRPAYDGQVIELEDA; encoded by the coding sequence ATGAAGATCACGGTGCTTGGCTGCGGCACGTCCTCGGGCGTGCCGCAGATCGGCTGTTCCTGCGCCGTCTGCCGTTCCGACAATCCGAGGAACAAGCGGCTGCGCAGCTCGATCCTGGTGGAGGACCGGGGCACGCTGATCCTGTTCGACTGCGGTCCGGACCTGCGCATGCAACTGCTCGCCGCCGGGGTGACGCGGCTGGACGCCCTGGTGTTCACCCACGCCCATGCCGACCACATCCACGGCATCGACGACATCCGCGGCGTGAACAACGCGATGGACGCGGTGCTGCCCGCCTATGGCGACGCGCTGGTGCTGGACCAGGTCCGCAGCCGCTTCGACTATGCGTTCCATCCGGATCGTCACCCCAGCGGCGGGTTCTGGCGGCCGTCCATGGAGCCGCGGGTGTTCGACGGCCCGTTCACCGTGGGCAGCACCACCCTGGTCCCGTTCCGGCAACGCCACGGCCATACCGACAGCTGGGGCTTTCGGATCGGCGACTTCGCCTATTCCACCGATGTCGACTGGCTGGACGAGGCGGCCATGGCGCAGCTTGCCGGCATCCGCTTCTGGATCGTCGACTGCCTGCGCGAGCGCCCGCACCCGACCCATGCCCATCTGGAGCGTACGATGGGCTGGGTCGAGCGGCTGCGTCCCGAGCGTGTCTGGTTCACCCACATGAACCACGAGGTCGACTACGACGCCTGGTGCGCCCGGCTACCGGCCCATATCCGGCCGGCTTATGATGGCCAGGTGATCGAACTGGAGGATGCATGA